From Bacteroidales bacterium, a single genomic window includes:
- the rlmD gene encoding 23S rRNA (uracil(1939)-C(5))-methyltransferase RlmD codes for MSRTKLHGQLFEVEIIDTTVEGKGVAKLDDKIFFVDNGVPGDKLLIRVIAKKRRYYEAQTVEILSSSDDRTKPFCQHFGLCGGCKWQHMSYNAQLKYKEKQVYDQLERIGKLQIETKYPILACNPIQYYRNKLDFTFSTNPWLINTNDVIRPVLGFHIPGRYDKVLNIEHCFFQPEPSNKIRNLIRQFAYEAHIPFYNLKNHEGFLRNLIIRNNRKGEFMLILSVAYEQHEWIDSIKELIRKNVPEVKSFYIALNNKLNDSLENVPLKLLYGQELIKESLLNLEFDIHPVSFFQTNLYQTEKLYTKVKEWAALKGDELVYDLFCGTGTISLLLAQQARFVIGIEYVKEAIDNAYSNAQKNNIHNIYFEAGDVKDIIIKDHIKRYGKPDLIVLDPPRSGVHPDVIQSLVEIASKRIIYVSCNAATQARDLALLKNHYKIVYSQPVDMFPHTSHVENIVLLEILSTIQD; via the coding sequence ATGAGCAGAACCAAATTACACGGACAACTATTTGAAGTAGAAATTATTGATACCACTGTTGAGGGTAAAGGGGTGGCTAAATTAGACGATAAAATATTTTTTGTCGATAATGGAGTGCCGGGCGATAAATTATTAATTCGTGTTATCGCCAAAAAAAGACGTTATTACGAAGCGCAAACAGTCGAAATATTAAGTTCTTCAGACGATAGAACAAAACCATTTTGTCAACATTTTGGATTATGTGGGGGATGTAAATGGCAACATATGAGCTATAATGCTCAGTTAAAGTATAAAGAAAAACAGGTTTATGATCAGCTTGAGCGAATTGGCAAATTGCAAATTGAAACCAAATATCCTATTCTAGCTTGTAATCCAATACAATATTATCGCAATAAACTCGATTTTACTTTTTCTACAAATCCATGGTTAATAAATACGAATGATGTTATACGTCCTGTATTGGGTTTTCATATTCCTGGACGCTACGACAAAGTACTCAATATAGAACATTGTTTTTTTCAACCCGAACCATCCAATAAAATAAGAAATCTTATACGCCAGTTTGCATATGAGGCGCATATTCCTTTTTATAATTTAAAAAATCACGAGGGCTTTTTGCGTAATTTAATTATACGCAATAATCGTAAGGGAGAATTTATGCTTATACTTTCGGTTGCATATGAGCAACACGAATGGATTGATAGCATAAAAGAGCTTATACGTAAGAATGTACCTGAGGTAAAATCGTTTTATATAGCTCTAAACAATAAATTGAATGATTCGTTAGAGAATGTTCCACTTAAACTTTTATATGGTCAGGAGCTAATCAAAGAATCGTTGCTTAACCTTGAATTTGATATACATCCCGTATCGTTTTTTCAGACCAATTTATATCAAACCGAAAAACTTTATACTAAAGTAAAAGAATGGGCTGCTTTAAAAGGCGATGAATTAGTATATGATTTATTCTGTGGTACAGGAACTATTTCGCTTTTATTAGCACAACAAGCCCGTTTTGTAATTGGTATCGAATATGTTAAAGAGGCAATAGATAATGCTTATTCTAATGCGCAAAAAAATAATATTCATAATATATATTTTGAGGCAGGCGATGTAAAAGATATTATAATTAAAGATCATATTAAAAGATATGGTAAACCCGATTTAATAGTGCTTGATCCTCCACGTTCGGGAGTTCATCCCGATGTTATTCAAAGCTTGGTCGAAATAGCTTCTAAGCGAATTATTTACGTTAGCTGTAATGCTGCAACTCAAGCCCGCGATTTAGCTTTACTAAAAAATCATTATAAAATTGTTTATTCTCAACCGGTTGATATGTTTCCACATACTAGCCATGTAGAAAATATCGTACTATTAGAAATTTTATCAACAATACAGGATTAA
- the gatD gene encoding Glu-tRNA(Gln) amidotransferase subunit GatD: MADDVFKGYKGRALALLQQFNVRVWGQARIVTSRGEFNGTVLPRAENDDDMHIVVKVATGYNIGIDVTTIQSMQELGYKEAHYKIPEKEFPVNPKNPNVKLFGTGGTIASRLDYRTGAVIPAFSPGELYGAVPELADICNISTEKLFAVFSENMGPEQYKKLAISIGKEIEKGIDGIIIGHGTDTLSHTAAALTFMVQNPPVPIVLVGSQRSSDRPSSDAALNLIHAAITAGHGDIAEVMVCMFGPTSDEYGFLHRGTRVRKMHSSYRSTFRTLSDTPLATVSRKDGVKPIKEVYNHRRKDKNVIIKPYFEEKVSLVYYYPNMQPDIIDSLVDNGYKGIVIAGTGLGHINKPLYPAIERATKKGVHIFMTVQTLYGFCHMYVYDTGRDLMAKGIIPAENMLPETAYIKLGWVLGQTNDPEEVKRLMLTPINDEITKREPYNGYLVYQGGVPEVEEFLRKFHK; the protein is encoded by the coding sequence ATGGCAGACGATGTATTTAAAGGATATAAAGGTAGAGCTCTAGCTTTACTTCAGCAATTTAATGTTAGAGTATGGGGACAAGCCCGCATAGTTACTTCGCGTGGTGAATTTAATGGAACAGTACTTCCTAGAGCAGAAAACGACGACGATATGCACATTGTTGTAAAGGTTGCAACTGGATACAACATTGGCATTGATGTTACTACCATTCAAAGTATGCAGGAATTAGGCTATAAAGAAGCACATTATAAAATTCCAGAAAAAGAATTTCCAGTAAACCCCAAAAATCCCAATGTAAAGTTGTTTGGAACGGGAGGAACCATTGCTTCTCGTCTCGATTATAGAACAGGTGCTGTTATACCCGCTTTTTCGCCCGGTGAGCTTTATGGTGCAGTGCCCGAGTTGGCCGATATTTGCAATATCTCGACCGAAAAATTATTTGCAGTTTTTAGCGAAAATATGGGTCCCGAACAATATAAAAAACTTGCCATATCTATTGGTAAAGAAATAGAAAAAGGCATCGATGGTATTATTATCGGACATGGCACGGATACATTGAGTCATACTGCTGCTGCATTAACTTTTATGGTTCAAAATCCACCCGTGCCCATAGTATTAGTCGGTTCACAACGCTCAAGCGACCGACCATCATCTGATGCTGCCCTTAATCTTATTCATGCAGCTATTACAGCTGGTCATGGCGATATTGCCGAAGTTATGGTTTGTATGTTTGGCCCTACAAGCGATGAATATGGCTTTTTACATCGTGGAACACGTGTACGTAAAATGCATTCATCGTATCGTTCTACTTTTAGAACATTGAGCGATACACCTTTAGCTACCGTATCTCGCAAAGATGGAGTTAAACCTATTAAAGAAGTTTATAATCATCGCCGAAAGGATAAAAATGTTATTATTAAACCTTATTTCGAAGAGAAAGTAAGCCTCGTTTATTATTATCCTAATATGCAGCCCGATATTATAGATTCATTAGTTGATAATGGATATAAAGGGATTGTTATTGCTGGGACAGGTTTAGGACATATTAATAAACCACTATATCCAGCTATTGAAAGAGCTACTAAAAAAGGTGTACATATATTTATGACCGTACAGACACTTTATGGCTTTTGTCATATGTATGTATATGACACGGGACGCGATTTAATGGCAAAAGGAATTATTCCCGCCGAAAATATGTTACCAGAAACAGCTTATATTAAATTAGGCTGGGTATTAGGCCAAACCAACGACCCCGAAGAAGTTAAACGTTTAATGCTAACTCCTATTAATGATGAGATTACCAAACGTGAGCCCTATAATGGATATTTAGTTTATCAAGGAGGAGTTCCCGAAGTAGAAGAATTTTTAAGGAAATTCCATAAATAA
- the pyk gene encoding pyruvate kinase: MKPTSSKTKIVATIGPATSSKDKLKELILAGVDVCRLNFSHGSYNDHAKVIQTVRELNKELNTEVALLVDLQGPKLRIGDIENNQIFLKDGEEFCIVTTPCIGNEKRAYLTYEQFPQDVNEGEEILIDDGKIRLRVLSTNRKDSVVTKIINGGILSSHKGVNLPDTAVSLPCLTEKDIEDLEFALSQNIDWIGLSFVRRATDIIELKERIKKAKAHSFVVAKIEKPEALKELDNIIDLSDGIMVARGDLGVEISFDKVPLIQKQIVKKCLLQAKPVIIATQMLESMISTFRPTRAEATDIANAVLDGADALMLSGETSVGKFPIEAVRAMQSIINFTEETAYNYYKYHPTKENDRTFLSDNICVTACKLAQQACAKAIVVFSHSGYTAYQVASYRPKADIYIFTNNDKLLPKLSLLWGAKLYYAPTFNSIDDAVEEATKKLIEQGLVKNDDVVVFVGSTPIQAKGRTNMVKLTKIMI; the protein is encoded by the coding sequence ATGAAACCTACATCATCTAAAACAAAAATCGTAGCCACCATAGGTCCGGCCACTTCATCGAAAGATAAATTAAAAGAACTTATTTTAGCCGGTGTAGATGTATGTCGGTTAAATTTTTCGCATGGTAGTTACAACGATCATGCTAAAGTTATTCAAACAGTTCGAGAATTAAACAAAGAACTTAATACCGAAGTAGCTTTACTTGTAGATTTGCAAGGTCCTAAATTGCGCATTGGCGATATAGAAAACAATCAAATCTTTTTAAAAGATGGAGAAGAGTTTTGCATTGTAACAACTCCCTGTATAGGCAACGAAAAACGAGCCTATTTAACTTATGAGCAGTTTCCTCAAGACGTAAACGAAGGCGAAGAAATATTAATTGACGATGGTAAAATTCGCCTAAGAGTACTTTCAACCAACCGCAAAGATAGTGTTGTAACAAAAATTATAAACGGAGGTATATTATCATCGCATAAAGGCGTAAACCTTCCCGATACTGCCGTTTCACTTCCTTGTTTAACAGAAAAAGACATTGAAGACTTAGAATTTGCTTTATCGCAAAATATTGATTGGATAGGACTATCGTTTGTTCGCCGTGCAACGGATATTATTGAATTAAAAGAACGCATAAAAAAAGCGAAAGCCCATTCGTTTGTTGTTGCAAAAATTGAAAAACCAGAAGCCTTGAAAGAACTCGATAATATTATAGATTTGAGCGATGGAATAATGGTAGCCCGAGGCGATTTAGGGGTCGAAATATCATTCGATAAAGTACCATTGATACAAAAACAAATCGTAAAAAAATGTTTGTTGCAAGCGAAACCGGTAATTATTGCCACTCAGATGTTAGAAAGTATGATTTCTACTTTTCGACCCACGCGAGCCGAAGCAACCGACATTGCCAACGCTGTGCTTGACGGCGCCGATGCACTTATGCTTAGTGGTGAAACATCGGTAGGAAAGTTTCCTATCGAAGCCGTAAGAGCTATGCAAAGTATTATTAATTTTACTGAAGAAACAGCTTATAATTATTACAAATATCATCCTACAAAAGAAAACGACCGTACATTTTTATCGGACAATATCTGTGTTACAGCATGTAAATTAGCACAACAAGCATGTGCTAAAGCTATTGTTGTTTTTAGTCATTCGGGTTATACTGCCTATCAGGTAGCTTCGTATCGCCCTAAAGCTGATATTTATATTTTTACTAACAACGACAAATTATTACCCAAATTGTCGTTACTTTGGGGGGCTAAATTGTACTATGCACCAACTTTTAATTCTATTGACGATGCAGTAGAAGAAGCTACCAAAAAATTAATTGAACAAGGTTTAGTAAAAAACGACGATGTGGTAGTATTTGTTGGTAGCACTCCCATTCAAGCCAAAGGACGTACCAATATGGTAAAACTTACTAAGATCATGATTTAA
- the gatE gene encoding Glu-tRNA(Gln) amidotransferase subunit GatE — MIKFDALENYKKTEQAIGYIPRKKATLDDYKRIGFMSGLEVHQQLKTKEKLFCHCPAGIYQKPHDYDAEIIRHMRPTLSELGEYDGTALMEFKTRKEIVYQIKHQTACTYEIDDTPPFKIDREALEIALEIAMLCKLNIVGEVHITRKQYLDGSIPTGFQRTAILGVEGELDMPHKKIRLIQLSIEEDSCREVSDVGHRRVYMTDRLGMPLIETVTYPDMQYPDEVKEVADYIRFLNRSTGKVRIGIGAGRQDVNVSCKGGTRVEIKGVSHNKWIPELTHNEAFRQWALLHLRDELLKKVPDINNWKIESLEINPQFFDFNYTPLKNAIAQGHKLIAVKLPYFRGAMSHFTQPGRCFAHEISERLKVIACIEQPNMTHDEDWEKNVSDDIFEKTYKLLNVSENDAVLLFWSPVDDIPTALEVIQERCQMAFKGVPKETRKSLPSGITIFERVLPGADRMYPDTDSAPIPLANEYLEKIAEKLPVPINKRFQQLVEWKVPKDTYTYLLRNNLVPLIEKINIELGFNPIFVATLLAHRLKHLQGKAKNKSQFRFEQVYDLLAFIKQNQYTTQLAYPLLKEIYLHPEMDFQSILHSIKFQPKTKEEIMNAAQLLKNKFTPKKEKKKTLMSNWIMGVIRPQAIGNVELNEVYKLIEL; from the coding sequence ATGATAAAATTTGATGCTTTAGAAAATTACAAAAAAACAGAACAAGCCATTGGATATATTCCAAGAAAAAAAGCTACTCTCGATGATTATAAACGAATAGGTTTCATGTCGGGATTAGAAGTTCATCAACAATTAAAAACGAAAGAAAAACTTTTTTGTCATTGTCCTGCAGGGATTTATCAAAAGCCTCATGATTACGATGCTGAAATTATTCGTCATATGAGGCCAACACTGAGTGAACTTGGCGAATACGATGGCACTGCTTTGATGGAATTTAAAACACGAAAAGAAATTGTATATCAAATCAAACATCAAACTGCATGTACTTACGAAATAGACGACACTCCCCCCTTTAAAATTGACCGTGAAGCCCTTGAAATAGCTCTTGAAATAGCTATGCTTTGCAAACTTAATATTGTTGGCGAAGTACATATTACTCGAAAACAATATTTAGATGGTAGTATTCCTACAGGCTTTCAGCGTACAGCCATACTTGGAGTTGAAGGCGAATTGGATATGCCACACAAAAAAATAAGACTTATTCAACTTAGTATCGAAGAAGATTCTTGCCGCGAAGTTAGTGATGTTGGGCACAGAAGAGTATATATGACCGACCGTTTAGGCATGCCACTCATTGAAACGGTTACTTATCCCGATATGCAGTACCCTGATGAAGTCAAAGAAGTTGCCGATTATATTCGTTTTTTAAATAGAAGCACGGGTAAGGTTCGTATTGGAATTGGGGCTGGGCGTCAAGATGTAAATGTAAGTTGTAAAGGCGGAACTCGTGTCGAAATAAAGGGAGTTTCGCATAATAAATGGATACCTGAACTTACTCATAATGAAGCCTTCCGTCAATGGGCTTTATTACACCTACGTGATGAATTGTTAAAAAAAGTTCCTGATATTAACAATTGGAAAATTGAATCGTTAGAAATAAATCCACAATTTTTTGATTTTAATTATACACCCTTAAAAAATGCGATAGCACAAGGTCATAAGCTTATAGCCGTTAAGTTGCCCTATTTTAGAGGTGCTATGTCGCATTTTACTCAACCTGGACGTTGTTTTGCTCACGAAATTAGCGAAAGATTAAAAGTTATTGCTTGTATCGAACAGCCCAATATGACCCACGACGAAGATTGGGAAAAAAATGTAAGTGATGATATTTTTGAAAAAACATACAAACTTTTAAATGTAAGCGAAAACGATGCAGTATTACTTTTCTGGTCGCCAGTTGATGATATTCCTACTGCTCTTGAAGTCATTCAGGAACGTTGTCAAATGGCTTTTAAGGGAGTGCCTAAAGAAACCCGAAAATCGCTGCCCAGTGGAATCACAATTTTTGAACGCGTATTGCCTGGCGCTGATCGTATGTATCCCGACACTGATTCGGCACCGATACCCTTAGCCAATGAATATCTTGAAAAAATTGCAGAAAAACTTCCTGTGCCAATTAACAAGCGTTTTCAACAATTAGTTGAATGGAAAGTACCAAAAGATACTTATACCTATTTATTACGTAATAATCTTGTCCCGCTCATTGAGAAAATAAATATTGAATTGGGATTTAACCCAATTTTTGTTGCTACCTTATTGGCTCACCGCCTAAAACACTTACAAGGAAAAGCAAAAAATAAATCTCAATTCCGTTTTGAACAAGTTTACGACCTATTAGCATTTATAAAACAGAACCAATATACAACTCAATTAGCTTACCCACTTTTAAAAGAAATTTATTTACACCCCGAAATGGACTTTCAAAGTATACTGCACAGCATAAAATTTCAGCCCAAAACAAAGGAAGAAATTATGAATGCAGCACAATTATTAAAAAATAAATTTACACCTAAGAAAGAAAAGAAAAAAACACTCATGAGCAATTGGATAATGGGTGTAATTCGACCACAAGCAATTGGGAATGTAGAATTAAACGAAGTATATAAACTTATAGAATTATAA
- a CDS encoding Ig-like domain-containing protein has product MNLAIKIFYYSILSFFLYSCASQAPLGGGPRDNNPPKLIKSVPQNAEINVQSQQLDFEFDEFIQVKSINQKLLVSPPLKYTPELKLRAKGFSLIIKDTLKKNTTYNFYFADAIQDLNENNVLNDFNLVFSTGEIIDSIKLGGSIVDALTLKPEKNFLVLLYSDTTDSVPFKEKPNYLTKTNADGIFQFNHLQKGYYKLVAISDKNNNYLFDAGSEKIAFASQPINLDKYIDTLKLYSFDEDRTKQYIKKKDRKYRFKAELYFNAPSPEPPKVLQSTAKLLDTYVSHNNDSIFIFFADSSQYANDTIRFNITYAYFDSLLNKVYKTEYVELPYNADKKISSGSLTFQWSVKNFKIPASEPLHIEFSEPVLNVENAIIIEQMLADSTFKKISTLVQKDNKNTLRWNIQTSLLSGQKYRFVLNANNITSPYQHKLLSDTLIIQTLQPEDFANLKLNMTIPFKNKYLVIELLNDKNQRLRTYTITENQTINIQHLEPGKYNLRCFIDENQNGKWDNGYYILKKQPEKVYIYPQTFQLRANWDLELNWKIEK; this is encoded by the coding sequence ATGAATTTGGCGATAAAAATATTTTATTATTCTATTCTCAGCTTTTTTCTATATAGCTGTGCAAGCCAAGCGCCATTGGGAGGGGGGCCTCGTGATAATAATCCACCAAAACTTATTAAATCAGTGCCTCAAAATGCTGAAATAAATGTACAATCTCAACAACTCGATTTTGAATTTGATGAATTTATCCAAGTAAAATCAATAAATCAGAAACTATTGGTTTCACCTCCGTTAAAATATACACCTGAGTTGAAATTACGTGCAAAAGGATTTAGCCTTATTATAAAAGATACACTTAAAAAAAATACAACCTATAATTTTTATTTTGCCGATGCCATTCAAGATTTAAACGAAAACAATGTATTGAACGATTTTAATTTAGTGTTTTCAACAGGAGAAATTATTGACTCTATTAAATTAGGAGGTAGCATTGTTGATGCATTAACATTAAAGCCCGAAAAAAACTTTTTGGTATTACTCTATAGCGATACTACCGATAGCGTGCCATTCAAAGAGAAACCAAATTATCTAACAAAAACTAATGCCGATGGTATTTTTCAATTTAATCATCTGCAAAAAGGTTATTACAAATTAGTTGCTATAAGCGATAAGAATAACAATTATTTGTTTGATGCTGGTAGCGAAAAAATTGCCTTCGCTAGCCAGCCAATTAATTTAGATAAATATATAGATACGCTTAAACTATATAGTTTTGATGAAGACCGTACAAAGCAATACATAAAAAAGAAAGATCGAAAGTATCGATTTAAAGCAGAATTATATTTTAATGCACCATCACCCGAACCACCTAAGGTATTACAATCAACAGCTAAATTGTTAGATACATACGTGAGCCATAATAACGACTCTATTTTTATTTTTTTTGCTGATTCGTCTCAATATGCAAACGATACAATTCGCTTTAATATTACATATGCTTATTTTGATAGCTTATTAAATAAAGTATATAAAACTGAATATGTTGAATTGCCATATAATGCTGACAAAAAAATATCTTCTGGTTCTTTAACATTTCAGTGGTCGGTAAAAAACTTTAAGATACCTGCCAGCGAACCTCTGCACATAGAGTTTAGTGAACCGGTTTTAAATGTAGAAAATGCAATTATTATAGAGCAAATGTTAGCGGATTCCACTTTTAAAAAAATTTCAACTTTAGTACAAAAAGACAATAAAAATACCCTCAGATGGAATATTCAAACATCATTGCTCTCTGGTCAAAAGTATCGATTTGTATTAAATGCCAATAACATTACTTCTCCATATCAACATAAATTATTGAGCGATACGTTAATTATACAAACATTGCAACCCGAAGATTTTGCAAACTTAAAACTGAATATGACTATTCCTTTTAAAAATAAATATTTGGTTATAGAGCTTTTAAACGATAAAAATCAAAGATTACGAACATATACAATAACCGAAAATCAAACCATTAACATTCAACATTTAGAACCTGGTAAATATAATTTACGTTGTTTTATCGATGAGAACCAAAATGGTAAGTGGGATAATGGTTACTACATTTTGAAAAAACAACCTGAAAAAGTATATATATATCCTCAAACTTTTCAACTCAGAGCCAATTGGGATTTAGAGTTAAACTGGAAAATAGAAAAATAG
- a CDS encoding CoA pyrophosphatase gives MSAKINIQTLKALFTNVDLPGWNAQHLFSPTFRNEQLQKNTQHQYEAAVGIILFIKNNELSVLFIKRTPDPGPHSGQIAFPGGAKEINETHLDAAYREIEEEIGVKKQDLTFIASLSSLYIPVSKFLVYPFVFFCEHLPVLNINKAEVEKILIFSVKDFLNSDVLSTSTIYYNQKEYHVPCFLLNDNIIWGATSMIWNECLSILKQIFNEQNQITRTTI, from the coding sequence ATGTCAGCTAAAATTAATATACAAACACTTAAGGCTTTATTTACAAATGTTGATCTTCCGGGATGGAATGCCCAACATTTGTTTTCGCCTACTTTTCGCAACGAACAGCTACAAAAAAATACTCAACATCAATATGAAGCAGCTGTTGGAATTATTTTATTTATTAAAAACAATGAACTTTCAGTTTTATTTATAAAACGCACACCCGATCCTGGACCTCATAGCGGACAAATTGCGTTTCCCGGTGGTGCTAAAGAAATTAATGAAACCCATTTAGATGCAGCTTATCGCGAAATAGAAGAAGAAATCGGTGTAAAAAAACAAGATTTAACTTTTATTGCATCTTTAAGTTCACTTTATATACCAGTAAGCAAATTTTTGGTTTACCCATTTGTGTTTTTTTGCGAACATCTCCCAGTATTAAATATTAATAAAGCTGAAGTTGAAAAGATACTTATTTTTTCAGTAAAAGATTTTTTGAATTCAGATGTTTTATCTACTTCTACCATTTATTATAACCAAAAAGAATACCATGTGCCTTGCTTTTTGCTAAACGATAACATAATATGGGGTGCAACATCCATGATATGGAATGAATGCTTAAGCATATTAAAACAAATATTTAATGAGCAGAACCAAATTACACGGACAACTATTTGA
- a CDS encoding nitroreductase family protein, with protein sequence MEAIFNHRSIRKYKDTPLSDETLNKILLAASRASTTGNMQVYSIVVTRDSNLKQQLWEAHFKQNMVLQAPVILTFCADFNRFNKWCIQRKAVPGYDNFLSFFTAAIDALLAAQNAALEAEHLGLGICYLGTTTYMAKRIIEILQLPKGVVPVTTLVVGYADENPPLTDRLPLDGIVHYEKYNDYNPEDIDRIYAEKEALPLTKQLLEINKTETLAQIFTEKRYTQKDNVTFSKALLQVLHEQGFMNNE encoded by the coding sequence ATGGAAGCAATATTTAATCATCGTTCAATTCGTAAATATAAAGACACTCCCTTATCAGATGAAACCTTAAATAAAATTCTTTTAGCTGCAAGCAGGGCTTCTACCACAGGAAATATGCAAGTTTACAGCATCGTTGTTACCCGCGATTCTAACCTTAAACAACAACTTTGGGAAGCTCATTTTAAACAAAATATGGTTTTGCAAGCTCCCGTTATTTTAACATTTTGTGCAGATTTTAATCGTTTTAATAAATGGTGCATACAACGAAAAGCCGTTCCTGGTTATGATAATTTTCTTTCATTTTTTACAGCAGCAATCGATGCCTTATTAGCCGCCCAAAATGCAGCACTCGAAGCAGAGCATTTAGGCTTAGGGATTTGTTACTTAGGAACAACTACCTATATGGCTAAACGAATTATCGAAATATTACAATTACCCAAAGGTGTAGTTCCAGTTACCACCCTTGTAGTGGGTTATGCCGACGAAAATCCCCCCCTCACAGACCGTTTACCATTAGATGGAATTGTTCATTACGAAAAATATAACGATTATAACCCTGAAGACATTGATCGTATTTATGCAGAAAAAGAAGCGTTACCGCTAACCAAACAATTACTCGAAATAAACAAAACTGAAACCCTTGCTCAAATATTTACCGAAAAACGATATACCCAAAAAGATAATGTTACCTTTTCAAAAGCTTTATTGCAAGTATTACACGAACAAGGATTTATGAACAACGAATGA
- a CDS encoding sodium/proline symporter: MTSEVQYIIVLVVYFVAILLFGLYQGRKVKNQSDFSIAGRSLPGWVAALSERSAGESSWALLGLPGYAYAVGLSSIWTAVGCVLGIVTSWWLLAWRLRNEAEKYQAETYTDYLAKRFGHHAKLLRLVASMVIVFFFFFYVGAQFLGGGKTFNTLFSIDASLGMVLIALIIVPYAVYGGFKSVVYADVVQSLIMISILIFAPIAGLIQLTHNPNSYAVSITEALQKAGPSYLSWFGDTGNGMALGTFLGGISWFFGYLGGQPQLSMRFMAIKDHKNAKIARNVGIFWTIIAYMGALTIGWLGIAFFGPVGSGLADAEKVMPQLLLYLFPPTVAAILITGVIAAIMSTADSLLILSATELSESLIKPYFLKKHSYSMFISRLVLVIIAALALLAAFLAPTNLIYTLVGYVWAGIGGTFSVIILLALFWKRFHALAAVITIIIGISFTIIWISTGMEEAITSRILTFFVAAFTAVLSTYIVKVKPSI, translated from the coding sequence ATGACCTCAGAAGTTCAATACATCATTGTACTGGTAGTTTATTTTGTTGCTATTTTATTGTTTGGTTTATATCAAGGTCGAAAAGTCAAAAACCAGAGCGATTTTTCTATTGCTGGTCGTTCTTTGCCGGGTTGGGTTGCTGCTCTATCGGAGCGCTCGGCAGGTGAATCCTCGTGGGCATTACTGGGATTACCTGGTTATGCTTATGCGGTAGGACTTTCGAGCATATGGACAGCCGTTGGCTGTGTTTTAGGTATCGTAACCTCATGGTGGTTACTTGCATGGCGTTTACGCAACGAAGCCGAAAAATATCAGGCCGAAACCTACACCGATTATCTTGCCAAACGCTTTGGACACCATGCAAAATTACTACGCTTAGTTGCCAGTATGGTCATTGTATTTTTCTTCTTTTTTTATGTAGGAGCTCAATTTTTAGGCGGAGGCAAAACATTCAACACCTTATTTAGCATTGATGCTTCACTGGGAATGGTATTAATAGCCCTAATAATTGTTCCTTACGCTGTTTACGGTGGATTTAAAAGTGTAGTTTATGCCGATGTCGTTCAGTCGCTCATTATGATTTCAATTTTAATTTTTGCACCTATAGCAGGATTGATTCAATTGACCCACAATCCGAATTCTTATGCTGTTTCAATTACCGAAGCACTTCAAAAGGCGGGTCCTTCTTATTTATCATGGTTTGGCGACACCGGCAATGGCATGGCTTTGGGAACATTTTTGGGTGGCATTTCGTGGTTCTTTGGATATTTAGGAGGACAACCTCAACTTAGCATGCGTTTTATGGCTATTAAAGATCATAAAAATGCAAAAATTGCTCGAAATGTAGGCATTTTTTGGACGATTATTGCATATATGGGCGCATTAACCATTGGTTGGCTTGGCATAGCCTTTTTTGGTCCTGTAGGCAGTGGCTTGGCCGATGCCGAAAAAGTAATGCCACAATTATTACTTTATTTGTTTCCACCCACTGTTGCAGCTATTTTAATTACAGGTGTTATTGCAGCAATTATGAGCACAGCCGATTCATTATTGATATTATCAGCTACAGAACTTTCAGAATCGCTTATAAAGCCATACTTTCTAAAAAAACATTCTTACTCAATGTTTATCTCTAGGTTGGTTCTCGTAATTATTGCAGCATTAGCTTTACTAGCAGCTTTTTTGGCACCTACGAATTTAATTTACACTTTAGTTGGCTATGTTTGGGCTGGCATTGGAGGAACCTTTTCAGTAATTATTTTACTAGCACTTTTCTGGAAACGCTTTCATGCATTAGCAGCTGTAATAACCATTATTATAGGAATCAGCTTTACCATTATTTGGATATCTACAGGAATGGAAGAAGCGATTACATCACGAATTTTAACTTTCTTTGTAGCTGCTTTTACAGCCGTTTTATCGACTTATATCGTTAAAGTAAAACCATCAATATGA